A genomic window from Buteo buteo chromosome 13, bButBut1.hap1.1, whole genome shotgun sequence includes:
- the SEC11A gene encoding signal peptidase complex catalytic subunit SEC11A isoform X1 → MLSLDFLDDVRRMNKRQLYYQVLNFGMIVSSALMIWKGLMVVTGSESPIVVVLSGSMEPAFHRGDLLFLTNRIEDPIRVGEIVVFRIEGREIPIVHRVLKIHEKLKSPGLLFLVWKWFQTLLSISEPLPVLLSISKKDVGGAELHRAFKMQNGDIKFLTKGDNNAVDDRGLYKRGQHWLEKKDVVGRARGFVPYIGIVTILMNDYPKFKYAVLFLLGLFVLVHRE, encoded by the exons ATGCTGTCGCTGGACTTTCTGGACGATGTGCGGCGCATGAACAAGCGGCAG ctgtACTACCAGGTGCTGAACTTCGGCATGATCGTCTCGTCCGCCCTGATGATCTGGAAGGGGCTGATGGTGGTGACGGGCAGCGAGAGCCCCATCGTGGTGGTGCTGAG tggAAGTATGGAGCCTGCTTTTCACAGAGGAGATCTCCTGTTTCTCACGAACCGAATTGAAGATCCAATCAGAGTGGGAGAAATCGTGGTCTTTAGGATAGAAGGAAGGGAAATTCCTATAGTCCATCGCGTCCTGAAAATTCACGAGAA gctgaagagtCCTGGTCTGTTGTTTCTTGTATGGAAGTGGTTCCAGACCTTGTTATCCATTTCTGAACCTTTGCCAGTTCTTCTCTCCATTTCAAAAAAGGATGTAGGGGGTGCAGAACTGCACAGAGCATTCAAGAT GCAAAACGGTGACATCAAATTTTTGACAAAGGGAGACAATAATGCTGTTGATGACAGAGGGCTGTACAAACGAGGGCAGCACTGGTTGGAGAAAAAGGACGTAGTAGGACGAGCGAGAGG ATTTGTGCCCTATATTGGAATAGTGACTATCTTAATGAATGATTATCCAAAATTTAAG TATGCAGTCCTCTTTTTACTGGGGTTATTTGTGCTGGTCCATCGAGAGTAG
- the NMB gene encoding neuromedin-B isoform X9, which translates to MAALRCLLLLLCGAALGPAVRLDFAEHRSQAAKIKVNPRGNLWATGHFMGKKSVTGSPRLESPEEPAVPVVFGPSLRALLEDMMELLTRELLKILLQERLLDENQGKYDLADQEVAESLEGMKSS; encoded by the exons ATGGCGGCGCTgcgctgcctcctgctgctgctgtgcggCGCCGCGCTGGGGCCCGCCGTCCGCCTCGACTTCGCCGAGCACCGCAGCCAGGCGGCCAAGATCAAGGTCAACCCCCGCGGCAACCTCTGGGCCACAG GTCACTTCATGGGGAAGAAGAGCGTCACGGGCTCCCCACGCCTGGAGTCGCCGGAGGAGCCTGCAGTGCCCGTGGTCTTCGGTCCCTCTCTCAGAGCCTTGCTGGAGGACATGATGGAACTGCTTACCCGTGAGCTCCTGAAAATCCTCCTGCAAGAGAGACTTTTGGATGAGAACCAAGGAAAATATGACCTCGCTGACCAG
- the SEC11A gene encoding signal peptidase complex catalytic subunit SEC11A isoform X2 has protein sequence MLSLDFLDDVRRMNKRQLYYQVLNFGMIVSSALMIWKGLMVVTGSESPIVVVLSGSMEPAFHRGDLLFLTNRIEDPIRVGEIVVFRIEGREIPIVHRVLKIHEKQNGDIKFLTKGDNNAVDDRGLYKRGQHWLEKKDVVGRARGFVPYIGIVTILMNDYPKFKYAVLFLLGLFVLVHRE, from the exons ATGCTGTCGCTGGACTTTCTGGACGATGTGCGGCGCATGAACAAGCGGCAG ctgtACTACCAGGTGCTGAACTTCGGCATGATCGTCTCGTCCGCCCTGATGATCTGGAAGGGGCTGATGGTGGTGACGGGCAGCGAGAGCCCCATCGTGGTGGTGCTGAG tggAAGTATGGAGCCTGCTTTTCACAGAGGAGATCTCCTGTTTCTCACGAACCGAATTGAAGATCCAATCAGAGTGGGAGAAATCGTGGTCTTTAGGATAGAAGGAAGGGAAATTCCTATAGTCCATCGCGTCCTGAAAATTCACGAGAA GCAAAACGGTGACATCAAATTTTTGACAAAGGGAGACAATAATGCTGTTGATGACAGAGGGCTGTACAAACGAGGGCAGCACTGGTTGGAGAAAAAGGACGTAGTAGGACGAGCGAGAGG ATTTGTGCCCTATATTGGAATAGTGACTATCTTAATGAATGATTATCCAAAATTTAAG TATGCAGTCCTCTTTTTACTGGGGTTATTTGTGCTGGTCCATCGAGAGTAG